The genomic stretch tccttgttcaAATGGCTGCAGTGCAATCACCAAGAGATTGTCTGTGCTTGATAGATCATGTTGTTTTGCTGAGTGTCAAATTTGCTATTAACTCAAAACCTAGCAAATTCAagctcacagaaaaaaaaaagcacagtgcTTGACAGACAGAGGAGGGTCGCAGACAGGAGGGTGGGTGCCAAAGcgtttcatttcctcatttgCTTCAATTGTTTaggttttgtttctgttatggTAGCGCTTGACTGTTGATGGAGGATGTAGGTCAGACATTTGACATGGATGAAGCTAATTCTCTGCACCAGTAGCTGTGTAATAAACAgcgattttctgtttttttttttttttttttacatattcgTGGCAGTATTTCAACAGCTTTTCTCTCTCATCACATATCTGACTAACTCTTGTTTCCCCCCCCCATTCTCTTGTGTGTCCAGCTGTCAGACTGACCCCCCCTGCACGGGCCCATAAACCATGTCCACAGATGACAGTATCTCTGAGGATGTGTCCAGCTCTGCTGCTTTGAGCCACTGCCACGCTAGTGCAGATGGGGATGGGGGAAAGGAGAGTGAGACCTCTCTGGTTTCCTCAGAGGGGACATCGGCCTCGGGACTGGCTGTCTCTGAGGGCAGACACACGACCTCCCAAACAACAGGAGGCACTGTGGAGAGCAGGCCAATCGACATCACACCAGCATGCAACAAGATCAGGTGCAGTACTTGTTCGAACACTTTATTTATATGGCCAATTTTCAAATGAGTTGTTTAAGATGGAATATAATTAAGGGTGACaaagtttaagaaaaaagaacagCTGTTAAGTGTCCAGTCTCAGATGTAGAAAATACATATTTCAAACTATGCTGTAATACTGTTCCAACTTTTCTCCTGTTGCAGTTATTACAAATGAATTTGGTACTTGTTTTATATTATGGTCATTTTGTCAACTGTGTCCTAACCTGAAATGTAACCTTGACTGTAAAACCTTGTATGCATATATTCAAATGactgtgtacagtatgtgattTATTAGAGTATGACTTCATTACAGGAGTCTATGTCTGAGCACAGATGAAGCGTTCCAACAGGGAAAGAGCCTCCCATTCATCAACCCGAGCTCCCTGGAGACCCTGAGGGCTTTGGTGCAGGAGATACAGAGCAGCGGAGAGACAGACCCCGAGATCTGGAAGGATTGTGAGGTGGGGGAAATATCACAGAGCTTGAAAAGCAAAATGCGAGTAGAATGGGTCAATACAAGCGGATATTGTTGTAATCAAGTTAGGGTTAGCAGTTGTGGCAGTTGGTACTTGTGCCTGCAGCAGCCTCTTTTTAAGCTGtcacttttattgttttgtgcAGATCACACCTGacagtgacaaacacacacacacacacacacacacacacacacacacacacacacacacacacacacacacacacacacacacacacacacacacactcactcaaacaTTCACTGCACCACACTGCAGCTGATTCTTTCAGACACAGGATGTGATTTACAGGATGTGATTTGCAGGGAATGGACAACTGTTCTCAACACAAAGACACCTCCCTGCACACATGATCTTTAAAATGCCATTAATTGAAATAACTGTTCGGGAAAATCATCTGACAATTATTGGGGTTTCTTTGCCCTGTAAATGCAAAATAGGGAGGGAAGTGTTTAAGTAATCGACATGGTTCAGTTTGCACACATCTGCAAAATCCGACATGTTTACACTTGCTGGGCTTCACCAAGACTGGCATGGGGACTCTCGTGGAGATAAGGGCTGATGATGAAGTTCACATCACGCTGGCTGTTGTGGCCCTGGGGATGTAGAAAGTACAAATTAGATTTAACTGGATTTTTAATGGACTTTTTACATGTTCAGGAAATAAGCttcaaactgtttctctgtgacAATAGAGCATCTGGATAAAGATTTTTGGTAACACACGATTATAATTGATAATTATGGTTTAAACTATTATTTTtggaattattaaatctgaaagtTTAACCATAAACCAGATGAATTATCACACAACTAAACTCTGGAGGGttacttcctctttctcctgatGGACATTGATCTTTGTAAAATTCTGACACATTTCCATTGCATCTCCATTGTATCTCATAGTATTGACCCAGCTGTGTTATCATAGATTTAGATTTTGCTGTGAGTAATGATGATATGTGATTCTTTATTTGCTTTATCTGCAAAAGGGGCGATGGTTGCATCTGTTTCAGCTGGTTGAGAAGCAATACCAAGAGCAAATCCTTAATCAGCAAGAACAATACCAGTGCCAAATACAGGTGAGAATGCCTTTAGTCATACTTTACCAAATGAGCTGAGTTCAGATATTTCCACAGACATATGGAGTAGACAGCCAGTGGGAAAAAGTAGCCAGCTTGGGGCTCGGGGGGGCAAGATAATTCTGCTTACTGCTTTAACACTTGAATTGGCTTAAAAAACGCAATAAATTAGATTTCAcatcaaaaaaggaaaattattAAATTTTTATATTCCATAGAagaatttttaatttaaaattattttattgtaataCCCTCTCAAGATAGTTCAAATAATATTGGACTGATCTATCTATCTGTTGCTCTACTTTGGGTCGAGAGAGAAAGTAATCGTTAATACGGACAGACGAGAAGACGGAAACTTTTtggtttcttctgttttctgaaATACCCTTTAATATTGTAATGATGATGACCATCTGTGTGGTAAAATGTAATTCTTCTTCCGCTCAGCTGATTGCTACCGCTTccccacattcacacagtgaggGGCGGGgtttacacagacagacaggcaacTTTCATAATTGTAATTTCTTTAGTGGAGGGTCTTCTTAAATGTACAGGAAGAGCGGGTAACAACTTGTGAATGTAAAAAGTAGCCAGCTGTAATTACGTGAGTAGTTGACTGTTTGGTATACAGACAGAGTTTGTGGAAAGCcctgtatttatttatccaaTGTAACAATGAGGaattctttctctttcagttgATTCAGGATGAAATCAAGGCCCTGGTTCAACTCCAGAACCGTCAGGCCTGCATCCAGCCACACACAGAGTTCTCTCCAACTTCAGTGACCAAAACTACAGCAAACACAAAGGAATACATTTTTCCACTTCTCTCCACTGACTGCACAGTCTCCAAACATGTGGCCAGTGACAATGACAGCCTGGCAGCCCCTGCACACACGCCCTTTAGCTccccttcacctcctctccaaAGATCAGAGACGGCTAACAAGGGGGAAGAGCGGGCGACCACGGGGCTCAGCAGCGGTTACGGAACTCTGTCCAACTGGGAAACAGGCCTGGAGCCTGCTGAGTCTCAGGGGGAAGATGAGGATTGTATTCAAGAGAGGGAGAAGCATCACTGGTCTCCAAACTTCCAGGAAGATACAAGGACAATTTTGGTTGGCTGTCGGAAGGATTTTTCCAATGAGAGGGCTCTTATAGAAGAGGAAGCTAGCTCATTAGTCTACCAGCAGAGAGCCTCTTGGTATGTCCGAGTCTTTCTACCCTCTTGCCACTTGCaatatattaaacatttaatttgctGAGTTTTTTCAGTCTTCAGCAAAAACATATCCACTGGCTGATACTAATATATTTGTGAAAGGCCCATGTAGGCTGACCGATGTGTCAGTTACTCCGATTCCTACTCACCCTGACTTCTTTTCTTGGCAGCACCAGCCAGCCATTGACCTCCTGGGCCCAGAGACAGAAACTCAAGCCCAAGAAGAGCAAAGCAGGGCACGCTTCATCCCAAATCCTGGAGTACCAGGAGCAGCATCCTGGCCTCAGAGAGCCATCCAAACAAAACCAGATGGAGAGCTCAGACTCCCAGGACCAGGTAACACAGTGCTGACAGCTACTCCTTTAGGACAAATAAGATTTAACAAGGATTGTAAAACCTCTGCCTGTGTCTGATTTTGTTCTCTATGGGTATGTCTGTTGTGGTTGTCCTTATTACACTCCTGCTGAGTCTAATCCACTCATCTGTATTGGGTTTCAGCAGAGAGCCATCGGGCCATCATCCAGCTCTTTTCCCTTGAGGAGGAGTGACAGCCTGATGTCTGAGGCATCAGGTAACAATTCACTGACTCAGAGTAAACACACAACAGCAGCGAGACTCTGACAATATGGCCTTGATCAAATAAACAGTACACAAATAACACTTTCTATAAATGATGATACCTAGCTGTAGTTATAGTAAGTGACAGTAAGATGGCACTGTTGTACCACTATGGTCTTAAGTATTATTTGAACGcaataaaataattttcctTTTAGATTCCTGAAACTTTCAGTACTGTGCGTTTGCTTTTTACAGTTAAAACCCTAATTTTTATTAGTTTTACCTTGCACAGAGCAAGGCTGACAGTGTGATAATATTTGATATACAATTGTTTATTTGAATTCACATTTCTGCCTTCTCACTCATATCTTATTGTCTACATTCCAGTTCGTATTTTAAGATTCATAAATCATGTAATATTtccctgatggaaaaaaaaacagtctagTTCTGTTTAAGCTGGTCTCttaaaaacattctgaatttCCAAATTTCTTTTGTGGCTCTCAGATTTTAGATTATTTGGTCATTTTATGGATGTAAAAAGACGTACAAAGATAGTTTTTCAAAGAGATTTTTTTAGGGTCTATTTCAGCAGCGGAAAAATCCAAATTTGGTTATCTTTACATCaatttgtagttttgtttttatggtgCATTTATTGTCATTTATAACAATAAAGAAGTTTACAAGACTCCTCTAAAGTAGACAATTTGAATGTTGCCATCAGTGGTGGAATTATTTAAGAAAAGtggattaaaaatgtacaaatgatTAAACACTATATTCATGTAGAAATATTGCATAAGGCTGCATTCTGCTCTCTGTCTTAGGCCTCACCTATTGGCGTTTGAATGAGAGTGAACTGTATCACCCCCTACCGGACAGCTTTGACAGCGGCGCCTACCTTCTTCTACAAGAGGCATCCATGAGTCTAGTGAGTGTGAGCTTTGATAAAGTGAGGCCCCTGTGACTAGTTTGATATGGGGCTATGAAGTAGAACAACAATCATATGTAATGCATGTTTCATAAGATTAATATCAAGGCATGATGAAAGTTatgatgaaaatgttcttaCGTGTTCtaaaaaagataaacatttcaaatcaaatcaaaatgttttatgcatttcccatttttattgttcctttttttgtgtgtaagaagaaaaataacCGGAATATCACCTTTATgtacacatttcttttaaaatcatcaaaCCTGTGTTGCAGAACTTTTGTCTCCCTCTTCTGGCAGTGAGAGTAATTTAACACACTTTGGAAGCatgatttctacattttctttgtgtgtttggtcTTTTCATgtatctccttttctttttctcttaaagatttaagaaaaacaaaacgctTTGCCTTCATCccataggacagctgaagagagactaAAAATATTGAGatcagagagtggggaatgacatgcagaaatgGGCTAGGTATCAGGGTCAACCAGGGGCTGCTGCATCAAGGACTGCAGCCTTTttagatagtttttttttttcacctttgacCATAATCCTTCCAGTGAGCACCAAGTTTCTTTTTCATGTGTGGACccttctttagtttttttttgtttacctttgtCCTAGTTGCTGTAGTCTTTCACCATTGTCCTAGTTTCTAGTTGCTGTCATCACTATAATTTCACCTCCTTCTGATCTGgcaaacattttacagttaATTGACCAAAAAACATGCCTTTGGCCCTGCATCTTGGAGTCCCACACACACCAGATTTAAAAAGAACTCAGAGGTCTACCTGGTGTTGTTGGCTTAATGACAATCGCTTTATCATCTAGATTTTAAGCAGAAAGAAACAGATTGTACAGATGTTTGGCTGctgatttgtgttttctttcttctcaacTTTCATCTCTGTCTCTTGTAGACCCCCACTCAGGAGCCTCGACTGTCCCTTAAAGAGATCTATCAGAACAAGCAAAGGACGGACTGTAAGCGCTTTGACTGGGAAGGTTCTGTTACATCCAGTCCAACTTCACCACAGGTAAGTCAATTTACTTGTTAATCTCTCTCATCACATAGCCTTACCTTGAATCTATTGAATACTTTGATTATAATGATCAATGGGGTTATTTTATCAATAAAGTAGGCTCTGTGTGAACTTGAAGTGTGCTAATGCAAATTGAGTTGCAACCTCAGGCTTTAGTTATTTCTTTGTTCAAAGTTTATTTGTGTTGGGAAAAGTATGTAGCATGTACATCGATGCCACAATTTGTTCCTAATTTGTTATGTCATCCCTCGATGTGCCTCTCAAATACATCATATCAACAatcaacaacaaatacagaagGGATAGTCCCAACAAActcaacaataacaaacacactATTACAGAATCCTCCTTCCTATCTGGCCCATTCTTTGTGCTTCAGGTTTTGACTTTGGATCCAGCAGCAAACCAGCGTCATTCAGATCGTACCTCCGGCTTCACTTCACCCTCTCACTTCAGCAGCCCCTCGTTCGCCACCCAGCCCCACATCTACCCCCGAGTAGGGACCCCTGTGACCCCTGACAGCATGGTGGAATGCAGCCCAAACCCCGGAGATACAGACTGCATCTCTGATACCTCCAGTGGTTCAGTGGCCGGACCCGTCCTTTCTAAAGTGCAGACGATGTGGGGGAAAACAGTCCAGTCTACCTCCCAGGATCAGACCCGCACATCCAGCCAGCAGCACAGAGCCAATGCCCCCTTAGTTAGTGAGGAGGAGGGTAGCCACACTCACACCAGCACCCTGAAGCCAGGTTCAGCCTCTGGGTCCACTCTGAGGCCTGCAGCTAGCCCACACATGGAGAGGGCTTCATCACTAGAAgatcctgtagtcctctctctGTGAGTAACACACAGGTTACTTAGTATACTAACAAGGTGTGAAGGGACATTTctgaatgttgttttaaatgttagtCCTTTTACATACTCCTTAACCAATTCTGTTCCTTTGTATGTCTAAGTTGTTTAGAGACTAAACTATGTGTAAATGACACCcaggtttaaaaacagcagaataaaCCTTTAAACTGACTCATGACCAGTTAAAACCATATATATGTTGAATGAAGACACAGCCGctcattttcaacaacaaaaactgcaaagaaaTAAAGCTGCTCTGTTTAATGACGGTCCGACCAGTTATTGTttcctctgttgtttttatgacaagTAGTAGTTACTGTTTAAATGCAATGAGGGTCAGAGGGAAACTGAACTTGCTTAGTAAAGGTCCATCAGAGGGCATCTGCTCAAAACCTTTTCATCCACTggtttctgtatttcttctcAGACTGAGGCAGAACCTGAGAGAGAAGCACTCCCGACACGTGGCCGATCTTAAAGCATATTATGAGTCCGAGATCCAAAGTCTGCGAGACAAACTGAAGCTCACAGATCTGCCCCAGGATTTAGAGAAGAGCAACCAGGCCCTGACAAAGAGGTTTGTACAAGTTTGAAAGTGCATCCAttatttgtaaaatgttaacagtttgacccaaaaaaaaaaggtctagaTAATAACTTTTCTCTTGTGCGTTCCTCAATCTTCCTCAGCAGATTGAATTGGTTAGTTGCTATAGTGAATCATCCATTCTTTTGTGGGCTTCCACCATCAGGCTAGCTACTATTTTCAAGATCTAGAATGAGCGTTCACATCTGGATGTTTAGCTGTATCGTGcatgaaaatcacattttttgaaaaagtttttgctgttttaatgATGCAGTGATTGCTAGATTTTAAGGTTAGAGATGTCAGGACACAGACATGTAGCCCTGTTGAATTATATTGCAGTCtggctgttttttctttctttactaaTGCTGACTTATTGTGTTCTGTCGATCCATAGGTGTAAGCAGCTGGAGAAAGCTCTGGCTGAGGCAAACAGTCAGATTCAAGAACTAGAGGCCGCAAACAGCTCGCTGGAGAGAAAGCTGGTATTTATCCTTCATCTAAATCAAGCTAACATCTCTTATGACATTTTGTTGTGATGGTATTTCATAACAAAAATGTAATACAACTCTAACCTAGAACAGGTGCTGAATGAGAGCCATACAAGACTTTAATTCACTTTTAATAGGTGCCCTTGCAGGAAAGTGCTAAGAAGGGAATTTTTATTGGTCAAACTTTTATCAAGGGGAGTCAAAGGCCTGGAATTGACATGGCTAAATCCTTGCAAAAGAATCCCATGTACCCATTTGAAGATGTATTTTGACTTACTGATTCTCTACCAACAAGAACATCAAGAcccatattttacattttttttaatccttttttatATGAGCTCCACTCAGGCTCTTCAACAGCATTTTGTAGTTTACACCTttacaatgacaaaaacaacattctaTTTTATCATTGTAAGCTTGATATTGTTTTGTAAGGTAGCTGAGAGgattttggaaagaaaaaaaaacaagaaagcaaaAGGTGATAAGAAGTTTGTCTGGAATAAATGGCCAAAGGGGGTTCTTGTTAAAATCAGTTGACATCCTGTGAGTCAGACTGTTCAATTATTCAACACGATTGTCTGATATTTGCACTTCACACCTTGTCAATATTTCAGCACTAGAAGTTGTGTTGACTTCCAAACCTTAAAACTCTGTTCAAACCTGCACATTAAAATTGAAGGTTCATGTtgccttttactttttaatatgtTCTTTTTTCATCAAGGGTAATTTcttgatgtttaaaataatattcaGCCACTGTCCTGCTCCTTAATTGTGGTGTGACCTTCCATTGTTAGGCTGAGTGGCCAGAGCGGTATGCAGTGGCAGGTGCGACTGTTAAATCCTTGCAGCAGAGATTGGAAGAGAGCAAACGCTCGAGCAAAGACAAAGACGATCTGACAGCACGTCTGAAGAGCCACATACGGCAGCTGGAGGAGGCGATGCAGAGAGCAGGCAGGGAGGCCGATGAGAAAGAGgccaggagggagagagagtacaAGATGCTGCAGgatgtgagtctgtttgtgagAATATAATAAGATAAGAATGTTATAAGTATATGGAGCTCCATATGCATAAAAAGTATCCCTCTTGTATTTGAACTCTCTGTCAAATCTAATGTTGACGTCATGTTTCCTCAGCTGCTCGGGGAATATGACTGTCTGGCAAAGGAGCACGAGGGAGTGAAGGTAAACAGTCGCTTACTGGACGTTATCATTTGATCGTAGTTGAATCATTATTTCAGCAAAGGCTAAGTCATTTATGTcgtgtttttcattcttttctcttttttttacatttttatatctcCAGAACAACCTGGTGTCAACAGAGAGCAAGCTTGTTGATGCGAACGATCAGATATGTGAGATGAAGAGGTGAGTGGATCATTTGTAGGGTTCAACACAACACTAACAGGGATTAACTCTAAATTTcaatggggttttttttcaagctCTTATAAATATCAAAGCGTTAGGGggtgaaaaacacatttctttcactGAAATAGTCTCTTGATTGTGTTATAAGTTCACTGCACAACTACAAAGATAACAAAATGAAGCAGTTAGCCTTGATTAGCCTGTCGATTCCCTAATTGAAATCACCTTTTGATCTCACTGGGCACACCCTTTtaggaacattttttatttcaggaaaaTCACTCATTCTTCCAGcaattaagtttaaaaaaaacaaacaaaagctatTTTCACATCTgtacagaaaaatataaagctGGAGCCATGAGGTTATCATCGTAGCATTAATACTGGAAACTGGGGGAACAGCTAGCCTGGTTTTTGTCAAGAGGTTAAAACATCGGCCTACTTGAGACGATCAGATTTcaagaatgaaaatgttttgatttgaagaGTTTTATGAAccacaggtttttattttaagaggTGGATATCTGCAGATTTCTCGTCTGGGTGAAGTGACTTTTtggatttaatgtttttatttagaatttTCCCACCTGGAAATTTTAGATGGCAATAAGAATTGTTTAAACCTTTGGAAAAAGCCAAGCTAGCAGTGTCCCTCTGTTtttagtctttatgctaagctaagctaagctaaccgtTTCCTTGCTTCAACTTAAGACTTGGCCCAGAAATGATATTTCCCAAATGACAGTATTTAGTTAGCCGTTAATGAAGTAATAATTGTAGTTTGAGTTGATCTAGAGGTCAAGTTTTTGgacaaaatcaacacaaccccacacaaagacacaacacttGTTTGCAGAGAAAATTCATGCAGAGATGTAGCCGTACAGTTACAATACAGTAGTCTGGTCATTCTTATCAGGTCTGTCAGTGCCAAACAGATGCACATGGTCATTCACTGGTTGCAGCAGTTTGTGACAGAGATTATGTGCAGAGGATTGATCAATAGAGTCTAATGAGAATCTCTGTTCAGTGGAAAAGTAGATAATAGCATCCTTTGCAGTCACAGCTGTGCCTACACATTGCCTACAGTAGAGGCAAAGTATGGACTCTGGAGTGATGAAGACTGAACAGTCAATTAAGAAAACTCAAAGACTAAAGGAAAACTGCAGTTTGCAGAATATCAATATGTTATATGTGTCATCAGAGGGTGTTAGCATAAAAATGGATGATCTGGAGGGCAGGCAGCTCAGGCAAAAAACTGGAACAGGAGATTTCAAGAGCTCTGTAAGTGACCTTTTAAAAAGATGgtataataaaaatacaagtttCTACAATGTTCAAGcaaaccaaaatactttttactttACCAAATGCCAGATAATTCTAATAAATGAAAAGGACAGGTCATAATAAAAGAGTTTTACGTAATCATTTCTTATGTGCACTGATAAAAAGAAGAGTTTGTGTTAGACTATCAAAAGCAGAAGGGAGTAAGAAGCAGGAAGTTATGCAAGAAGCATTAAGTTTTAATGGAGTGAAAGTCAAATATGTCGACAGGATTGTTCTAAACTAAAACAGGAGAAGCAAACTAGAGGCACAatgtgacagcagagaggagttATAATCTACAAGAGACAAAATGTTCACAAAACCAAAGcttgttagaaaaaaaatattttcaatggtttttttttgtagtgtaTAGAAAATACTGATAATACTACAATACTACTAGAAAATACTAATACCACTCAGTAGTAGtagaatatttacattttcattactttacaatgaaaaagaaagaaaacaaatacaaagaaaataaaattgaCCTTAGAAATAGTATATCAGgtcattcatacatacatacatacatactagTGTAAATGCATTACACTGTGTTTCCAGACATATAAAGTGCACCTGGCTAAAGCTAATGCACTCTCACCACCAGTTCTACCGTGAACCTTTTGCCACACAGGTGGTgatgttaaaacagttttttttagtgAACTGTATGTTCGTTTTAGCGGCTGCAGGTTGTACCTTGAAACTGTTACACTTTTGTGACAGGTTTCTCTATTATGCTCATCAGTGAAACCGGACAGTCAGGAGAAAGTGACATTTTCCTGTCACCTTTCTGTCCATGTCTTTGAATCTTGTGaccttgtgtgtctctgtttgtcctcCTCAGAGTGATCTCCAAACTGGAGTCTCAggtgaagcagctggagcacgAGAACAATGCAAGGACACGATATGCTTCTCACAGTAACACACAACCTTCTGGGGCTGGGTAAGCACTTAATCCACTGATAACCTGTCTCTTTCACATATCTACTGAGCTATCATTACAAGGCTTaattaaacatatttgtttGTACAATTCAAATCTTAAGGTATCGCAAAAGAAAAGCTCAGAGCAGCCCAGCTCATAGTGCTTTACAATGAAGTTGAGAAACAggaaaaatcattaaaacaactCCTAAACTCCTGTTTCCCTCTTGCCATGTCCACAGTCTTTTCCACCACCCTGACCTGCTGCTGTCACCCAGTAAGGGTAGGATCGAGCCTGATGTCACACGCAGAAAGTCGCCCTGTCCTCTATCTGATCAGGTACACAGCGGAATAAAATCTCCATTTCATCAGACTAACCAATCAAGTGCCCATAAGAAGCCCCAGTATCCAATCAATGATCAGTCATCAGGAACTGGAAGCTCTTTGGAGGCCTCTTCAGGAGGTGCTGGCTggaggtgggttttttttacagttgtgAGGATTTTTTCTCAACCAGCCTTAGTGAAGATTTTAGGGGATTTACTGGGTTCCTTTTCTTCAGGTGTGCGTCTCCTCCTGAGTGTGAACAGTCCCTTCCTCAGTCCAGACACCAGGAGCAGAGTGGCGGGCATCAGGAGGGGAGTCGCAGCACCTTGACGCCCATGATGAGGGCTCTGATCCAGCTGGAGGAGACCAGAGCCACGGAGAGCAGGGCCCCCTGTAAGAACAGCTCCACCTCCATCCACAGTATGACTCACACCTACTAACAAGGCCTGAGCAACCTGAGTAGTTAATCGATTTAAATCTTTACAATCCAAAAACAAGTTCAAAGAAGTAACTTTAAACTTCAAACAGTACTCTGATATTCTTCCAAATATATGTTCCCAT from Labrus bergylta chromosome 17, fLabBer1.1, whole genome shotgun sequence encodes the following:
- the LOC110000492 gene encoding M-phase phosphoprotein 9 isoform X1, which gives rise to MSTDDSISEDVSSSAALSHCHASADGDGGKESETSLVSSEGTSASGLAVSEGRHTTSQTTGGTVESRPIDITPACNKIRSLCLSTDEAFQQGKSLPFINPSSLETLRALVQEIQSSGETDPEIWKDCEGRWLHLFQLVEKQYQEQILNQQEQYQCQIQLIQDEIKALVQLQNRQACIQPHTEFSPTSVTKTTANTKEYIFPLLSTDCTVSKHVASDNDSLAAPAHTPFSSPSPPLQRSETANKGEERATTGLSSGYGTLSNWETGLEPAESQGEDEDCIQEREKHHWSPNFQEDTRTILVGCRKDFSNERALIEEEASSLVYQQRASCTSQPLTSWAQRQKLKPKKSKAGHASSQILEYQEQHPGLREPSKQNQMESSDSQDQQRAIGPSSSSFPLRRSDSLMSEASGLTYWRLNESELYHPLPDSFDSGAYLLLQEASMSLTPTQEPRLSLKEIYQNKQRTDCKRFDWEGSVTSSPTSPQVLTLDPAANQRHSDRTSGFTSPSHFSSPSFATQPHIYPRVGTPVTPDSMVECSPNPGDTDCISDTSSGSVAGPVLSKVQTMWGKTVQSTSQDQTRTSSQQHRANAPLVSEEEGSHTHTSTLKPGSASGSTLRPAASPHMERASSLEDPVVLSLLRQNLREKHSRHVADLKAYYESEIQSLRDKLKLTDLPQDLEKSNQALTKRCKQLEKALAEANSQIQELEAANSSLERKLAEWPERYAVAGATVKSLQQRLEESKRSSKDKDDLTARLKSHIRQLEEAMQRAGREADEKEARREREYKMLQDLLGEYDCLAKEHEGVKNNLVSTESKLVDANDQICEMKRVISKLESQVKQLEHENNARTRYASHSNTQPSGAGLFHHPDLLLSPSKGRIEPDVTRRKSPCPLSDQVHSGIKSPFHQTNQSSAHKKPQYPINDQSSGTGSSLEASSGGAGWRCASPPECEQSLPQSRHQEQSGGHQEGSRSTLTPMMRALIQLEETRATESRAPCKNSSTSIHRVGNQRTTVGFVERRHKEVIQDQVEYPANHEGIKPGHAAPRTERVGSKSLNRAAALLRAQRSLSPDGHRSSSLPPPDQRNISPTTPTKRETLLMPMSAKSSPKRCPSENYSTAFGRPMPREEHFIKRFDGQVDQRRHSFHSSSPRKRLQFMSADRDDGLQQPSQSTGNVNPPEGNWPSQLGWERQAACAGSDPQDPCEDSVPLFVDRLHSLAEAEKLFDELTQEKLQIEAALSRMPGAGGRVSLQTRLDEVALEKRLERVNRELGSIRMTLKRFHVLRTSANI
- the LOC110000492 gene encoding M-phase phosphoprotein 9 isoform X3 → MSTDDSISEDVSSSAALSHCHASADGDGGKESETSLVSSEGTSASGLAVSEGRHTTSQTTGGTVESRPIDITPACNKIRSLCLSTDEAFQQGKSLPFINPSSLETLRALVQEIQSSGETDPEIWKDCEGRWLHLFQLVEKQYQEQILNQQEQYQCQIQLIQDEIKALVQLQNRQACIQPHTEFSPTSVTKTTANTKEYIFPLLSTDCTVSKHVASDNDSLAAPAHTPFSSPSPPLQRSETANKGEERATTGLSSGYGTLSNWETGLEPAESQGEDEDCIQEREKHHWSPNFQEDTRTILVGCRKDFSNERALIEEEASSLVYQQRASCTSQPLTSWAQRQKLKPKKSKAGHASSQILEYQEQHPGLREPSKQNQMESSDSQDQQRAIGPSSSSFPLRRSDSLMSEASGLTYWRLNESELYHPLPDSFDSGAYLLLQEASMSLTPTQEPRLSLKEIYQNKQRTDCKRFDWEGSVTSSPTSPQVLTLDPAANQRHSDRTSGFTSPSHFSSPSFATQPHIYPRVGTPVTPDSMVECSPNPGDTDCISDTSSGSVAGPVLSKVQTMWGKTVQSTSQDQTRTSSQQHRANAPLVSEEEGSHTHTSTLKPGSASGSTLRPAASPHMERASSLEDPVVLSLLRQNLREKHSRHVADLKAYYESEIQSLRDKLKLTDLPQDLEKSNQALTKRCKQLEKALAEANSQIQELEAANSSLERKLAEWPERYAVAGATVKSLQQRLEESKRSSKDKDDLTARLKSHIRQLEEAMQRAGREADEKEARREREYKMLQDLLGEYDCLAKEHEGVKNNLVSTESKLVDANDQICEMKRVISKLESQVKQLEHENNARTRYASHSNTQPSGAGLFHHPDLLLSPSKGRIEPDVTRRKSPCPLSDQVHSGIKSPFHQTNQSSAHKKPQYPINDQSSGTGSSLEASSGGAGWRCASPPECEQSLPQSRHQEQSGGHQEGSRSTLTPMMRALIQLEETRATESRAPWVGNQRTTVGFVERRHKEVIQDQVEYPANHEGIKPGHAAPRTERVGSKSLNRAAALLRAQRSLSPDGHRSSSLPPPDQRNISPTTPTKRETLLMPMSAKSSPKRCPSENYSTAFGRPMPREEHFIKRFDGQVDQRRHSFHSSSPRKRLQFMSADRDDGLQQPSQSTGNVNPPEGNWPSQLGWERQAACAGSDPQDPCEDSVPLFVDRLHSLAEAEKLFDELTQEKLQIEAALSRMPGAGGRVSLQTRLDEVALEKRLERVNRELGSIRMTLKRFHVLRTSANI